A section of the Bacillus pumilus genome encodes:
- the fabF gene encoding beta-ketoacyl-ACP synthase II — protein MDKKRVVVTGLGALTPLGNDVESTWKNALAGVSGVGPITRVDSSEYTAKVAAELKDFNIEDYMEKKEARKMARFTQYAVVAAQKALEDSRLEITDEIAPRVGVWVGSGIGGLETFEEQFEVYSNKGARRVSPFFVPMMIPDMATGQISIALGAKGVNSCTVTACATGTNSIGDAFKVIQRGDADAMITGGTEAPLTKMSFAGFCANKALSTNPDPETASRPFDKNRDGFVMGEGAGIVVLEELEHALKRGATIYAEIVGYGSTGDAYHITAPAPNGEGGVRAMKEAIRDAGLSVEEIDYINAHGTSTPYNDKFETMAIKEVFGEHANQLAISSTKSMTGHLLGAAGGVEAIFSVLAIKDSVIPPTINLETPDEECDLDYVANEARSKEVQVALSNSLGFGGHNATIIFKKYEA, from the coding sequence ATGGATAAAAAACGAGTAGTTGTTACAGGATTGGGTGCTTTGACACCTCTTGGCAACGATGTAGAATCAACATGGAAAAATGCTTTAGCAGGTGTATCAGGAGTTGGACCAATCACACGTGTCGACTCAAGTGAATATACAGCAAAAGTGGCTGCAGAATTAAAAGATTTTAACATTGAAGATTACATGGAGAAAAAAGAAGCACGAAAAATGGCACGCTTCACGCAATATGCAGTTGTTGCTGCTCAAAAGGCGCTAGAAGACTCACGTCTTGAAATCACAGATGAAATCGCACCACGTGTTGGTGTATGGGTTGGATCTGGTATTGGCGGACTTGAAACATTTGAAGAGCAGTTTGAAGTGTATTCAAATAAAGGAGCAAGACGCGTAAGCCCGTTCTTCGTTCCAATGATGATTCCAGATATGGCAACAGGTCAAATTTCAATTGCACTTGGCGCAAAAGGGGTTAACTCTTGTACTGTAACAGCATGTGCAACAGGTACAAACTCAATTGGTGATGCATTTAAAGTCATTCAGCGCGGAGATGCAGATGCGATGATCACAGGCGGAACAGAAGCGCCGTTAACAAAAATGTCGTTTGCTGGCTTCTGTGCGAACAAAGCTCTTTCGACAAATCCTGATCCAGAGACAGCAAGCCGTCCATTTGACAAAAACCGTGACGGATTTGTTATGGGTGAGGGTGCAGGAATTGTCGTCCTTGAAGAACTTGAGCATGCATTAAAACGTGGCGCGACGATTTATGCAGAAATCGTTGGATATGGATCAACTGGTGATGCGTATCATATTACAGCACCGGCTCCAAACGGAGAAGGCGGCGTCCGCGCAATGAAAGAAGCAATTCGAGATGCTGGTTTGTCTGTGGAAGAAATTGATTATATCAATGCCCACGGAACAAGCACACCGTACAACGATAAATTTGAAACAATGGCGATTAAAGAAGTGTTCGGAGAGCATGCAAATCAGCTTGCGATCAGTTCGACAAAATCGATGACAGGTCACTTACTTGGCGCAGCAGGCGGAGTAGAAGCTATTTTCTCTGTACTTGCGATTAAAGACAGCGTCATTCCTCCAACCATTAACCTTGAAACACCGGATGAAGAATGTGATCTTGATTATGTGGCAAATGAAGCACGTTCAAAAGAAGTACAAGTGGCTCTAAGTAACTCACTTGGCTTTGGCGGACATAATGCGACAATTATCTTTAAAAAATACGAAGCATAA
- a CDS encoding DUF2268 domain-containing protein, whose amino-acid sequence MGLVNTQYLIHQSSSFQELASRFVPYFKGAEEKEWSSILSHLQHHGMIRSFKSCKDMIDQLKEKGYFQLVMKEYRALQKQWKGPDIPVFILPVNESSREIREQFYYQSGMAFDDKVFLFLSPNTPKERIGTLLTHEYHHVCRLHFLTKEEKDFTFLDTIMMEGLAEYAVYHRYGESYTAKWTTLYDESQLQRMYQKWVSSHLDQKVQDDERLIQNLLYGKGNYPKMLGYATGYYIVKKYFNEHRFSEESMIAEPSETFLKAIDS is encoded by the coding sequence ATGGGTCTAGTCAATACACAATATCTCATTCATCAATCTTCATCATTTCAGGAGCTTGCGTCGCGCTTTGTTCCTTATTTTAAAGGGGCGGAGGAAAAAGAATGGTCCTCTATTCTCTCCCACCTGCAGCATCACGGCATGATTCGGTCTTTTAAATCATGCAAAGACATGATCGACCAGCTCAAAGAAAAAGGGTACTTCCAGCTCGTTATGAAAGAATACAGGGCGCTGCAAAAGCAGTGGAAAGGCCCTGACATTCCAGTCTTTATTTTGCCAGTCAATGAGAGCAGCAGAGAAATTAGAGAGCAATTTTATTATCAATCCGGCATGGCATTTGACGACAAGGTCTTTCTGTTTTTGTCGCCAAATACCCCGAAGGAACGCATCGGTACATTGCTGACTCATGAATATCACCATGTATGCAGGTTACATTTTCTCACGAAAGAAGAAAAAGATTTTACATTCCTTGATACAATCATGATGGAGGGACTCGCTGAATATGCTGTGTATCATAGATACGGAGAAAGCTATACAGCCAAATGGACCACTCTCTATGACGAATCGCAGCTTCAGCGTATGTATCAGAAATGGGTATCCAGTCATCTTGATCAAAAAGTGCAGGACGACGAAAGACTGATACAGAACCTCCTTTATGGAAAAGGGAACTACCCCAAAATGCTTGGTTACGCCACTGGGTATTATATTGTGAAAAAGTATTTCAATGAGCACAGATTCAGCGAGGAGTCTATGATTGCAGAGCCGTCCGAAACTTTTTTAAAGGCGATAGACTCATAA